Proteins co-encoded in one Arachis hypogaea cultivar Tifrunner chromosome 11, arahy.Tifrunner.gnm2.J5K5, whole genome shotgun sequence genomic window:
- the LOC112723394 gene encoding nod factor hydrolase protein 1-like: MIHHILLTTAVIIFATCHKTTLSSPVKGIYWSENQIFPPSSINTSLFTHVYYAFLFPNNLTYALHVSDATAATLTNFTTTLRAKTPPVKTILSIGGSNSNASLFALIASTAATRASFIHSTIQVSRIFGFDGIDLDWEFPRDSNEMNDLGQLFHEWRLAISADAVATRRPPLLLTAAVYFAVDFFLSSTPPHKYPVDSINQNVDWVNVMSYSLRGPWGNVTGAPSGLFDPGRNISVSFGLQSWIQGGVVPEKVVMGLPLYGMTWQLQDPNVHGIGSDAAGPGPGLNGAMAYFQVVEFNNQSGAKVAYDVETASVYSYSGSSWVGYDDPLTVTVKVAYAQALCLRGYFFWAAGFDTSDWKISTQASRAWILA, from the exons ATGATTCACCATATCCTCCTCACAACAGCAGTTATCATTTTCGCTACTTGTCACAAGACAACACTTTCATCACCAGTAAAAGGAATATATTGGTCCGAGAATCAAATATTCCCACCATCATCCATTAACACTTCACTCTTCACCCACGTCTACTACGCTTTCCTCTTCCCAAACAACCTCACCTATGCCCTCCACGTGTCAGACGCAACCGCcgcaaccctcacaaacttcacCACCACACTCCGAGCCAAAACTCCTCCGGTCAAGACCATCCTTTCCATCGGCGGTTCCAATAGCAACGCCTCTCTCTTCGCCCTCATCGCTTCCACCGCCGCCACCCGCGCATCCTTCATCCACTCCACCATCCAAGTTTCCAGAATCTTCGGCTTCGACGGTATCGACCTCGACTGGGAGTTCCCTAGGGACTCCAACGAAATGAACGACCTCGGCCAGCTTTTTCATGAATGGCGCCTGGCAATCTCCGCCGACGCCGTCGCCACCCGCCGCCCGCCGCTGCTGCTCACCGCTGCCGTGTACTTCGCGGTGGACTTCTTCCTGTCCTCCACTCCGCCGCACAAGTACCCCGTGGACTCCATCAATCAGAACGTTGACTGGGTCAACGTCATGAGCTACAGCCTTCGCGGGCCATGGGGCAACGTGACCGGAGCTCCGAGCGGCCTTTTCGACCCGGGTCGAAACATAAGCGTTAGTTTCGGGTTGCAGTCGTGGATCCAGGGCGGAGTTGTTCCCGAGAAAGTAGTTATGGGCTTGCCGCTTTATGGGATGACGTGGCAGCTTCAGGATCCGAACGTGCACGGAATTGGTTCTGATGCTGCTGGTCCGGGTCCCGGGTTGAACGGTGCAATGGCGTACTTTCAGGTGGTGGAATTTAATAACCAAAGTGGTGCGAAGGTTGCGTATGACGTTGAAACGGCGTCGGTTTATTCATATTCTGGGAGTTCTTGGGTTGGCTACGATGATCCCTTGACGGTTACAGTTAAGGTTGCTTATGCTCAAGCCCTTTGCCTTCGTGGCTATTTTTTTTGGGCTGCTGGCTTTGATACCAGTGACTGGAAAATCTCAACGCAAG CTTCCAGGGCTTGGATACTTGCATGA